ATGGACAAGGACATGAGGTTTTGTATGCTAACCATGATGTATACAGACAAGAAGGTGCTCCTGAAGAGGTAACCCAAGTGCAGACTTATTACGAAAGTCAATATCTTGAAGTAGGTAAAGCAATTACCTATGCAAAGTTTAAATTAAAATATTAAATTAAGCCCTGAGTTATCAGGGTTTTTTTATGTCTAATAATCAAGATTTTTTTAAAAGAGTACACGCTGTTGCCAAACAAATTCCAGTAGGTAGAGTTACTTCTTATGGAGCTATTGCTAAATACTTAGGAGCAGCAAAATCGGCAAGAATAGTTGGTTATGCTATGAATGCTTCTCATGGAGATCTTAGCATTCCCGCTCATAGAGTTGTAAATCGATTAGGATTGTTAAGCGGTAAACATCATTTTGATGGAACAAATTTAATGCAGCAACTTTTAGAAAGCGAAGGAGTGGTTGTAAAAGACAATAAAGTCCAAAATTTTGAGGATATTTTTTGGAATCCTACACAAGAATTATAAAAAAACAAATTATTTTTTTTATTTAAAACCACTCATAAACAAGTGTTTATGAGTGGTTTTTGTTTTTTATTAAAAAAGATTTCAATTTTTTAAAACCGCAAAGAACTTTCTCTCGTAAATAATTGTACAAACGTTTTATTAACTAAAAAATACAATTATGAAAACACGTAAGATTTTATTAGGGCTAGCATCAATAGCGCTTGTGTCTGGAGCTATTATAGCAGCAGACCATATTGATGCCCCAGCGGTTGAAGGAGGTACAAGTGATATTACAGACTTTTATGCTTTTCAAGGTGCTAACACAAACAATTTAGTTTTTGTAGCAAATGTTCAAGGATTAATTACTCCAGAGAATTCTGCAGTAGCAAAATTTGACAAAAATGTAATGATTGAGTTTAACATTGACACTGACGGTGATTATGTTGAAGATTATGTGATTCAGGCTATTCCAAGCTCTGATGATAAAATGTATGTGTATGGACCTGCAGTTCCTAACGAAACAGGTAAAAACAGCACATTGTTATCAAACAGCTATAAAAGTAGTGTAGCCATTACTCCATATGGAAATGATGCAATTACTGCAACAACCAATGCATCATCAGTAAGTGGTGTTAAAGCTTTTGCTGGGTTAAGAGATGATCCTTTCTTTATGGATTTTGCTCAATATTCTGCTATTGTAGGTGGTACAGCAGGAGGATTTAATAATCCTGGAGCAGATACTTTTGCAGGTACAAACGTACTTTCTGTAGTAGTAGAGGTGCCAAAAACAATGATTGGTAGTACAGGAACTATTAACACTTGGGTAACTACAAAAAGAAAACAATAATCTAAAAAACTGAAAAAATTATGATACGCAAAATAACAACAATAGGAATGATGTTATCAGTAGCAGTTATTTCGTTTAACTGTTCTAATAACGATGATGATAACGAAATGCAAGAGTCAGTAACTACTGTATACGTTCAAGAAGATCAAATGGGTAGACCAGCTGTAAATACAGTGTTTGTTGCTTCAGCAGACAAAGATGTGTTTAACAAAACTATCCCATCTAAACAAGGGGCAGCATTTGCTAGTAAGTTTAAAACAAATTTAGAAGCTTTAAGTCCTGCGTTTAATGAGAGTACAGATAAAAATGCATTAGGTCAAACATCAACAGCTTTTACAACTTTGTTAGCAACAGATGTTTTAAATGTTTCTTTAGACGGAACTACTACTTTTTATGATGGTACTAATGTTTTAACAGGTAGAGCTTTGGCAGATGATGTAATTACTGTTGAGTTAATTCTAATCTTTGGAGGAGAATCAGGACTTACAATGTCTGAAAATCCAACCTTATCTGATGATAACGTAAGTGCTAATGATAAAGATTTCTTAACAAGTTTTCCATACTTAGCTTCTCCTTGGTAATAGCTAATAAACTTATATTAAATGCTGACCATGTCAGCATTTAATATTTTTTAACTAAATTCTATAAACTATGAAAACGATAAATTATTTATTAAAAATAACCAGCAGTACACTTATAATATTTTTGCTTTTTTCTTGTCAGCAAGAGAAAAAGCAAGTGGTACAGAATCAGGATATTCAGCAGTATTTAGAGTTGACTGAAGATGTGTCTTTAGAAAAGTTACAAATCAATTTAAAGTTTTGGGAAGATAAGTTATCTGCTAATCCTACACAGTTTACCTATAATGTAGAAATTGCTGCAATAGAAAATCAATTATTTTCAAAAACTGGAAAAATAGAACATTTAAAGAAAGCAGAAATGCTGCTAAATAACGCTGTAGAACGTACTGGTTACAAACAATCGGGTTATTTAAGAGCATTGGCAAGAAATTATATTTCTCAACATCAGTTTAAAAAATCATTAGATTTATTAAAAGTTGCAGAGGCAAATGGTGATAAAAAACAAGAAACTATAAAAATGTTGTTTGATGTACATTTGGAATTAGGAAATAATAAAATTGCAGAACAATATTTATCAAACATAGAAAATAAAAGATCTTTTGATTATTTAATTAGGATTGCAAAATGGCAAGATCATGAGGGGAATTTAGACGCTACAATCGCCTATATGGAAGAGGCGTTACAAGGAGCAAAAGAAAAAGGATATGAAGGGTTGATTACTTGGTGTGAAACTAATTTAGCTGATTATTATGGACATCATGGAGATATAGAAAAATCTTATCAGTTTTATTTAAAAACATTAAAAAACGATCCGGCTAATGTTTATGCCTTAAAAAAAATTGCTTGGATATCTTTTTCACACGATAAAAATATAAATCAGGCAAAAGAAATTATAACAAAAATAAAGCAGCGTTATGCAGGTGCAGATATAGATTTGTTGGCATATCAAATAGCGTTGTACGATCAAAAAGACATCAACCAGAACTATAATAATTACTGGACAGAGGTTTCTAAATCATCATACGGACAAATGTACAACAAGTATAATTTTGATATTTTAGAAGCAAATAAAGAGTACAACAAGGCATATGAATTAGCACTTGTAGAAGTACAAAATAGACCAACAGCTCAATCTTATTCTTTATTAGCATTGGCAGTAGCGCATAAAGAAAATCCTGCAAAGGGATTAGAAATTATTAAAGAAAAGAATGTATTAAAATCTTATGAGCCAGAAGTATTGTTAAGAGTAGCAAAAGTATATGCTTTAAATAAAGAACAAGCATTGGTAAAACCTCTTAAAAAAGAATTGTTAGAGGCTGAGTTTGAGTTGGGGCCAGTAAAAACTATTGAAATAGAAAAACTATAAAAAAATGAAAAAGATAAGTTGCTTATTAATGTTGTTGTTCTCTGTTATGGGAGTTTCGCAAACTTTACAAGGAGTTGTAAAAGACGAGAATAATAAAGCTATAGATTTTATGTATATCGTAAATCAGAGAACGCAAAACCATACACATACTAACTTTAAAGGAATGTTTGAAATGGATGGTTTAAAACCTGGAGATACGCTTATTTTTAATAAAATGGGATATCAATCTAAGGAAGTTGTTTTTAACAGTCCTAAAATTGAGGTAGTTGTAAAAACAAATACCATTGCTTTAAAAGAGGTGATGTTGGCTCCAGAAATAAGCAGCGAAAATATTATTACTACTATAGATGTAAAGCGTAATCCTGTAAAATCATCTCAAGAATTGTTAACTAAAGTACCTGGATTGGTGATTGGTCAACATGCTGGAGGAGGAAAAGCAGAACAAATTTTTTATAGAGGATTTGACATAGATCATGGTACAGATTTACAAGTAAATGTAGATGGAATTCCTGTAAACATGGTTTCTCATGCTCATGGACAAGGATATGCAGATTTACATTTTGTAATTCCAGAAACGGTAGACAAAGTTGATTTTAAGGCAGGACCTTATCATTTTAGTCAAGGAAATTTTGCTACAACTGGAACTGTAGATTTAAAAAGTAAAGAAAATTTAGAGCATAGTTTAATTAAGTTAGAAGGAGGACAATTTAACACTAAGAGGTTATTGTTTATGAATACTTTTTTAAATAAAACAGATGAAAGTGCCTATGTAGCCATAGAAAATTTAAATTCTGATGGACCTTTTGAAAGTCCACAAAACTTTAAAAGATTTAATATCAATAGTAAATACCTTAAAACTTTTAACAATACCAAATTAGTGTTTTCTTTTTCTCATTTTGTGAGTAGTTGGAACGCCTCTGGACAAATTCCCCAAAGAGCGGTAGATAACGGAAGTATTACTCGTTTTGGAGCGATTGACGATACCGAAGGAGGAGAAACATCAAGAACAAATGTTTCTTTAAAAATGATTCAGAAATACGCTGATGATTCACAAATGAAACACTTTGCTTATTACTCTAAATATAAGTTTGGTTTGTATTCTAATTTTACGTTCTTTTTAAACAATCCTGTAGATGGAGATCAAATTTTTCAAAAGGAATCAAGAGATATTTTTGGATATAGTTCTGATTATCAAAAAGAATTTATGTTAGGAGATACAGAACTTACTTTTAATACTGGAGTGGGTTTAAGAACTGATATTGTTGGAGGCAATGAATTGTCAGAAACTAAAAACAAATCAGAAGTTTTACAAAGATTACGATATGGAGATGTAAATGAAACCAATTATTTTGGATATGCTAGTGTAGCTTTTCAATTGAATAAATGGGTATTAAATCCATCAGTTAGATTAGATTATTTGTCTTTTGGATATCATGATTTAAAACCAACAAATAATGAAACAGGTTTTAAGTTAAAAGAGCAAACAGCTGCCATTTTAAGTCCAAGATTAAACGTTACTTATACCCCAAATAATCACTTTCAAACTTATTTTAAAATAGGACAAGGTTTTCATACCAATGATAGTCGTTTGGTTACAAGCTCTCAGGGAGATGCAATTCCAAAAGCATATAGTACTGATATTGGTTTTGTGTGGAAAACTACTCCAGAACTATTGTTTGGATTAGACCTTTGGGGAATGATATCAGAACAAGAATTTGTATATGTGGGAGATGCAGGAATTGTAGAACCTAACGGAGCATCGGTAAGACAAGGAGTTTCTTTTAATACAAGATATCAACCTATAAAAGCCTTATTTTTAAATTTTGATGCCAATTATACACACGCAAGATTTAGAGATGAAGCAAGTGGGCAAGATTACGTGCCTTTAGCTCCAGACTTTACTTTAAAAGGAGGAATATCTTATAAAAAAGATTTAGGTTTTTACGCTGGAATAGATGCTTTGCATATTAATGATAGACCTGCCAATGAAGACAATTCTATTGTAGCAGAAGGATATACCGTAACCAATTTAAATATGGGATATATCTGGGAAAAGTTTGAATTAGGAGTTCAAATCCAAAACTTATTTGATGTTGAATGGAATGAAACACAGTTTGCAACGGAATCTCGTTTGCAAAACGAAGCACAATCAGTTGAAGAAATTCACTTTACTCCAGGAACACCATTTTTTGTAAAAGGAACCATCGCATATAAATTCTAGGATTTATATTTAATTATAGTTGTAAAGAAAAGCCTATCATTATTTTATGATAGGCTTTTTGATGTGAATAAAGTTCACGTATTATTTATAGATGTTTAGGTTGATCTTAGTCAACATTCTATAGTATGTATCGTAGCGATTTTCGTATCTATTAAGATGTATACATTACTTTAATAACTAAGTTTATTGGGTATAAAAAAAGACCATCGTTTTGCGATGGTCTTTTTTTTAAAAATCTCTTAGTGTTAAGATACTTTGGTCAATCCTAAAGTATATAATTGTTCTAACGTTGGCGATGCACTACCACCAGCAGGTTCTAGTGTGATACCAAAGGCTTCAGATTTGTTTGCATTGTTCACCTTTATAAATTCCTGACCATTATTATATCCATCTAAAGTTCCTAAACTTGTAGGAGTTAATGGGTTTAGTGTTAAAGACCATAATTGATAAACTTTTCCTTCTGGAGCTTTAGGTAAACCACTTAAATCTACATACATTTCTTTGGTTTCTTTGTCCCAATAAATAGTAGCAAAACTTTCTGGGGCAACGTTTTGTCCTGCCAAGTTTACTCTTTCTGTTTTTTCAGAAGATATAAAAGCAATAACTTCATTTTTAGTATCTAGTTCAATACTCTTAGCAATAACTTCACCTTGTAAATTGGCTCTTTGTCCATCTAATTTAATATTAGAAACAATTTGCTTGTTTAAGTTTTCTTTTAAGTTGCTGTTATTGCTGTATAAACTAATAATTCCTACAGTTAACACAACACTTGCAGCCCAACCCATATAACTATACCAACGAATTGGAATAACTTTAGTGTTGCCACCATTAATAGCAGTTATTAACTTGCTAAACGGATAAGGACTAACTCCTTTTTTGTTACTGAATTCTGATATTTTTACAACAGTGTGCTCTATTTCTTTAACGTAATCTTTAATTTCTGGATGTTTTTGCATCATTGAATACACTTCGTAGCTTTCTTCTCTACTAAGTGTTCCCGCAACATACAGTTCTAGTATTCCAGATTTAATATATTCTTGTATATTCTCCATAACCCTATCTATTTATACTCAATCTTAAATTTTCTAAACAACTACGGCTTCTTGTTTTTACCGTTCCTAAAGGAATGTCTAATTCTTCTGATGTCTCTCTTTGTGTGTAGCCTTTGTAAAAGATTAAATCGATTACTTTTCTACATTTTTCAGACATTTTTTGAATTTTAGCAAATAACGATTTTTCTTCATCACTTACTTCTTTCTCCTCTTGTTCTGATATATTTACGAAAATATCTAGGCTTTGGTTTTGTTTGTTGATACGATAATCTTTAGATCTTGTTTTATCGATAGCTGCGTTTCTAGAAATGTTTAGCAACCACGTAAAAAACCTACCTTTTTTAGGAGTATAACTTTCTATATTATCCCAAACTTTTAAGAAAACTTCTTGTAAAACATCTTTAGAAAGGTCTTCGTCTCTTAATATATTATTGATAACTCCAAGCATACTTTTGTTATACATTTCATATAACTTTTCGTATGCGAGTACATCTTTTTCTTCTTGAAATTTTTGAACTAAATTGTCTACATCCATATACTGAATTCTGAGATTGAATTTGAAAATTAACAAGAAAAAAGGAGTTTAGCTAAATTAATAGAAGCTATTTTACATAGAATTTTTTCTAAAAAAAACTTAAATAATATATTTTGATTGATGTAAGGGTGATGATTATTTTAATATTTCTAATCCAAGGTTTAGCATAAAAGTACTTGTATATAAACCTTCTTGTAATACAAGCCCTCTTTGATATTTTAAATCAATAAAAAAATCTTTATTCTTAATAAATTTTCCTTTTAATCCAATACCAAAATGTATTCCGTAATCTATTTCATTATATGGATAAATATCACCCTCATACTTATTAATTGGAGCATTGTCAGGGTACTCACTTCTGTAATTTTCGTTGTTAGTACTCCAAGGTTCTATTATAGTAACATTTGTATTATTTTCTTTTTTAAAAAAGTAATTGACATACATTCCTAACTGAAATGTTGGTTTGATTCTACCTTTTATATACTCATGTCTAAAGTTAAAAGAATTATTAAATGACTTACGAGATATATTTTTGTCTGATAAGTAATTGATTCTATATGTTGGTTCAATATATAAGGTAGATGTTTTTAGGTTTATATTAGAGTAAGTCCCTTCATACTGAAAATAAGTTTTTTCACTAATATAGGGGATGTTTATTTTGTAAAATACACCAATTGATGGAACAAATTCATTTCCAAATTGTTTGTTTTTAGTGTAGTATATGTTTTTCTTGCTTTTAGCATGTGATAACAAATTGATACCCGTTAGAATACCAAACGACTGTTTTGTTTTAGAAACCTTTTTTTCATAAATAATACATTCATCTCCTTTACAAACCTCATTGTGATATTTTAGAGATATGTTTATAAGTGATTTATGATTTAGAGTTGTTTTTTCAGTTTCTTTAGAAATTTTAGGACTGTCTTGAAATATATATTTTAAAACCCCAATATATTCTTTGGAATCTTTTTTATATAATTTTCCATTTCTATGAAATTCATTTTCATTTATTTTTAGTTCATGAAGTTGGTCGTTTTCATCGCTAATAAAATAAAACCTATCGTTATAATTCATATAGTAGTAAATATCTACTATACCATTTATTAAATATTCTAAAAACAATTGAGTAGGTTTATTGTCAATAACAATTGATTTAGAAACATAGTACTTGCTGTTTTTAAATCTATATCCATTAATATCCTCTGGAGTGTAGGTAACGCTATTCGAATGGATATTTTTTTTATAAACACACTTCATTGCGTTGGCTCTATTTCCTTTATAATCTATTAGTCCGTAAATAGTATCGTTGGATTTATTAATTAAATACCCTTCTCTAAAATCGGTTTGAGAAAATACTTGTAATACGTTAAGAACAAGAATTAAAACCCATAGGTGTTGTTTTTTCATTTAACAATAGAATTTTTTGCAACGGAAGATAAACAAATATGCATAACATTACACATTTCTACGGAATAACGTATCTTTGCAATTGAATTTAAATACACTAGAATGAGTATTACAAAATCTGATATAACAGCAATTTTAGAAACGATAACGGCTCCTGGAGAAGGGAAAAGTTTGATAGAAAATAACAATGTAACCAATGTTAATATTTTTGGTGATGAAGTAGTGGTAGATGTACAAATTAGCAATCCTACTTTACAGGCTAAAAAGAAAACCGAAACTGAAATAGAAAAGGCGATTGTCGCTCAATTTTCTTCAGTTAAAGTAAAGGTAAATTTATCAGTAGCAACAAAAAAGGAAGAGCCTAAAGCAAATCCAAATCAAATAAAAGGAGAAAAAATTCCTGGAATTCAAAACATCATCGCTGTAGCTTCTGGTAAAGGAGGTGTAGGAAAATCTACTGTAACAGCTAATATGGCGGTTTCATTACAAAAAATGGGATTTAAAGTAGGAGTTTTAGATGCCGATGTTTACGGTCCATCTATGCATATTATGTTTGATGTTGCTAAGGCAAAACCAATTTCTGTTAAAGTAGATGGTCGTTCTAAAATGAAGCCAATTGAAAATTACGGAATTAAATTATTGTCTTTAGGTTTTTTTACCAATCCTAACGAAGCAGTAATTTGGAGAGGACCAATGGCTTCTAAAGCATTAAACCAAATGATTTTTGATGCAGATTGGGGAGAATTAGACTTTTTGTTAATTGATTTACCTCCAGGAACAGGAGATATTCATTTATCTATAGTACAAGCTTTACCAATTACTGGTGCTGTTGTGGTAAGTACACCTCAAAATATTGCTTTGGCCGATGCTAAAAAGGGAGTAGCTATGTTCCAACAAAAGAACATTAATGTACCTGTATTGGGAATTGTAGAGAACATGAGTTATTTTACTCCGGCTGAATTGCCAGAGAATAAATACTATATTTTTGGACAAGATGGTGCTAAACACTTGGCTGAAGATTTAGAAACAGCTTTCTTAGGAGAAGTTCCTTTAGTACAAAGTATTCGTGAAGCAGGTGATTTTGGTCATCCAGTAGCTTTACAAGATGGAACTCCACAAGAGTTGGCATTTAAAGAAATTACAAAGCATATGGCTGGGGAGTTGGTAAAAAGAAATACAGATTTACCTCCAACTGAAGCAGTAAAAATTACAAACATGAGTGGTTGCTCAACCAAATAATAATGTTATTTTTAGAAAAGTAAAAATTAAGAAACAATGAGTGCAGAAGAGTTACAAAAAAAAGTAGAAACAGCTTTAGATGAAATTCGTCCTTTCTTAGAATCGGATGGAGGAAATATTTCTTTAATTTCTATTGAAGATAATATCGTAAAAGTAAAGTTAGAAGGGGCTTGTGTTGGATGTAATGTAAATCAAATGACACTTAAAAATGGAGTAGAAGCAACCATTAAAAAACATGCACCACAAATAGAAGAAGTAATAGATATTAGCTAAACAAGCTGTATTTTAGATAAAACAAAACTCCCAAACTGAATTTTCAGTTTGGGAGTTTTTATTTAAAGTTCATCGAGCGGAGTCGAGATGCAATATGTTTTACCCTTCCAACTTTTCACTCAACTCAAACCAACGCATTTCTTTAAACTCTATATCATCAATAATTTTTTGAAGTTCAATAGATTTTTTGTCAATATTTTCTCCTTCTATTTTTCCTTCGGCAAATTCAGCTTCTATCGCTTCTTTTTTTCTGTTTAATTTAGCAATGTCACTTTCAAGATTGATGTATTCTT
Above is a genomic segment from Wenyingzhuangia fucanilytica containing:
- a CDS encoding Mrp/NBP35 family ATP-binding protein, which gives rise to MSITKSDITAILETITAPGEGKSLIENNNVTNVNIFGDEVVVDVQISNPTLQAKKKTETEIEKAIVAQFSSVKVKVNLSVATKKEEPKANPNQIKGEKIPGIQNIIAVASGKGGVGKSTVTANMAVSLQKMGFKVGVLDADVYGPSMHIMFDVAKAKPISVKVDGRSKMKPIENYGIKLLSLGFFTNPNEAVIWRGPMASKALNQMIFDADWGELDFLLIDLPPGTGDIHLSIVQALPITGAVVVSTPQNIALADAKKGVAMFQQKNINVPVLGIVENMSYFTPAELPENKYYIFGQDGAKHLAEDLETAFLGEVPLVQSIREAGDFGHPVALQDGTPQELAFKEITKHMAGELVKRNTDLPPTEAVKITNMSGCSTK
- a CDS encoding anti-sigma factor, yielding MENIQEYIKSGILELYVAGTLSREESYEVYSMMQKHPEIKDYVKEIEHTVVKISEFSNKKGVSPYPFSKLITAINGGNTKVIPIRWYSYMGWAASVVLTVGIISLYSNNSNLKENLNKQIVSNIKLDGQRANLQGEVIAKSIELDTKNEVIAFISSEKTERVNLAGQNVAPESFATIYWDKETKEMYVDLSGLPKAPEGKVYQLWSLTLNPLTPTSLGTLDGYNNGQEFIKVNNANKSEAFGITLEPAGGSASPTLEQLYTLGLTKVS
- a CDS encoding NifU family protein translates to MSAEELQKKVETALDEIRPFLESDGGNISLISIEDNIVKVKLEGACVGCNVNQMTLKNGVEATIKKHAPQIEEVIDIS
- a CDS encoding TonB-dependent receptor encodes the protein MKKISCLLMLLFSVMGVSQTLQGVVKDENNKAIDFMYIVNQRTQNHTHTNFKGMFEMDGLKPGDTLIFNKMGYQSKEVVFNSPKIEVVVKTNTIALKEVMLAPEISSENIITTIDVKRNPVKSSQELLTKVPGLVIGQHAGGGKAEQIFYRGFDIDHGTDLQVNVDGIPVNMVSHAHGQGYADLHFVIPETVDKVDFKAGPYHFSQGNFATTGTVDLKSKENLEHSLIKLEGGQFNTKRLLFMNTFLNKTDESAYVAIENLNSDGPFESPQNFKRFNINSKYLKTFNNTKLVFSFSHFVSSWNASGQIPQRAVDNGSITRFGAIDDTEGGETSRTNVSLKMIQKYADDSQMKHFAYYSKYKFGLYSNFTFFLNNPVDGDQIFQKESRDIFGYSSDYQKEFMLGDTELTFNTGVGLRTDIVGGNELSETKNKSEVLQRLRYGDVNETNYFGYASVAFQLNKWVLNPSVRLDYLSFGYHDLKPTNNETGFKLKEQTAAILSPRLNVTYTPNNHFQTYFKIGQGFHTNDSRLVTSSQGDAIPKAYSTDIGFVWKTTPELLFGLDLWGMISEQEFVYVGDAGIVEPNGASVRQGVSFNTRYQPIKALFLNFDANYTHARFRDEASGQDYVPLAPDFTLKGGISYKKDLGFYAGIDALHINDRPANEDNSIVAEGYTVTNLNMGYIWEKFELGVQIQNLFDVEWNETQFATESRLQNEAQSVEEIHFTPGTPFFVKGTIAYKF
- a CDS encoding DUF4331 family protein, whose translation is MKTRKILLGLASIALVSGAIIAADHIDAPAVEGGTSDITDFYAFQGANTNNLVFVANVQGLITPENSAVAKFDKNVMIEFNIDTDGDYVEDYVIQAIPSSDDKMYVYGPAVPNETGKNSTLLSNSYKSSVAITPYGNDAITATTNASSVSGVKAFAGLRDDPFFMDFAQYSAIVGGTAGGFNNPGADTFAGTNVLSVVVEVPKTMIGSTGTINTWVTTKRKQ
- a CDS encoding MGMT family protein, which encodes MSNNQDFFKRVHAVAKQIPVGRVTSYGAIAKYLGAAKSARIVGYAMNASHGDLSIPAHRVVNRLGLLSGKHHFDGTNLMQQLLESEGVVVKDNKVQNFEDIFWNPTQEL
- a CDS encoding RNA polymerase sigma factor is translated as MDVDNLVQKFQEEKDVLAYEKLYEMYNKSMLGVINNILRDEDLSKDVLQEVFLKVWDNIESYTPKKGRFFTWLLNISRNAAIDKTRSKDYRINKQNQSLDIFVNISEQEEKEVSDEEKSLFAKIQKMSEKCRKVIDLIFYKGYTQRETSEELDIPLGTVKTRSRSCLENLRLSINR
- a CDS encoding DUF4331 family protein translates to MIRKITTIGMMLSVAVISFNCSNNDDDNEMQESVTTVYVQEDQMGRPAVNTVFVASADKDVFNKTIPSKQGAAFASKFKTNLEALSPAFNESTDKNALGQTSTAFTTLLATDVLNVSLDGTTTFYDGTNVLTGRALADDVITVELILIFGGESGLTMSENPTLSDDNVSANDKDFLTSFPYLASPW
- a CDS encoding tetratricopeptide repeat protein, with protein sequence MKTINYLLKITSSTLIIFLLFSCQQEKKQVVQNQDIQQYLELTEDVSLEKLQINLKFWEDKLSANPTQFTYNVEIAAIENQLFSKTGKIEHLKKAEMLLNNAVERTGYKQSGYLRALARNYISQHQFKKSLDLLKVAEANGDKKQETIKMLFDVHLELGNNKIAEQYLSNIENKRSFDYLIRIAKWQDHEGNLDATIAYMEEALQGAKEKGYEGLITWCETNLADYYGHHGDIEKSYQFYLKTLKNDPANVYALKKIAWISFSHDKNINQAKEIITKIKQRYAGADIDLLAYQIALYDQKDINQNYNNYWTEVSKSSYGQMYNKYNFDILEANKEYNKAYELALVEVQNRPTAQSYSLLALAVAHKENPAKGLEIIKEKNVLKSYEPEVLLRVAKVYALNKEQALVKPLKKELLEAEFELGPVKTIEIEKL